In Dolichospermum flos-aquae CCAP 1403/13F, the following proteins share a genomic window:
- a CDS encoding cupin-like domain-containing protein, with translation MKDWVFPVADVPELRGKQALSVNFMEQTKPVVLRNYLENVQEFAPDADIWSGINGRVTVMSPENAVVTRRAGKPGNNVIVEMKVTEIFERISGLGNHPPILEEDERYYIFGNLAPAKLIDQVRWPQEAMNSDRSMYITASGVLTKAHYDRHAGFLIHMYGKKHVLLLSPKYFQQLYPIHDSLTGEDRRSLVNLRSPDLKAHPRVLELEAMETVLEPGDMLFIPSNWWHEIETIGTNISMRANVENELFFHLEEILSSLEKCSQLISTLPLEQRIFICERTKVGLNQLTNG, from the coding sequence ATGAAAGATTGGGTGTTTCCAGTTGCCGATGTCCCAGAATTGAGAGGAAAACAGGCTTTATCTGTCAATTTTATGGAGCAAACTAAACCTGTTGTTCTTCGTAACTATCTTGAAAACGTCCAAGAGTTTGCACCTGATGCTGATATTTGGAGTGGGATAAATGGACGGGTAACAGTTATGTCTCCAGAGAATGCTGTTGTCACTAGGCGCGCTGGAAAACCGGGGAACAATGTAATTGTAGAAATGAAAGTCACTGAAATTTTTGAACGGATATCAGGACTGGGAAATCACCCACCTATATTAGAAGAAGATGAGCGATATTATATTTTTGGCAATCTAGCACCAGCAAAACTAATAGATCAAGTCCGTTGGCCTCAGGAGGCTATGAACAGTGATAGGTCTATGTATATTACCGCTTCTGGTGTGCTAACAAAGGCTCATTATGATAGGCACGCCGGATTTTTAATACATATGTATGGCAAAAAGCACGTACTACTTCTCTCACCCAAATACTTCCAACAACTTTACCCAATTCATGACTCTTTAACAGGTGAGGATCGACGTTCTTTGGTTAATCTGCGATCGCCAGACTTGAAAGCTCATCCCAGAGTATTAGAATTAGAAGCGATGGAAACTGTTCTTGAACCTGGGGATATGTTATTTATTCCCTCAAACTGGTGGCACGAGATAGAAACAATAGGTACAAATATATCAATGCGTGCTAATGTAGAAAATGAACTATTTTTTCATCTAGAAGAAATTTTATCTTCCCTCGAAAAGTGCAGTCAACTAATTAGTACGTTACCATTAGAACAGCGTATTTTTATATGTGAACGGACAAAGGTGGGACTGAATCAGTTAACCAACGGATAG
- the der gene encoding ribosome biogenesis GTPase Der: protein MALPIVAIIGRPNVGKSTFVNRLAGDQTAIVHDEPGVTRDRTYRPAFWNDREFVVVDTGGLVFNDDTEFLPMIRQQALTALSEASAAIFVVDGQAGLMPADEEISEWLRQQPVPVLLAVNKCESPDQGAIQAAEFWELGLGEPFPISAIHGSGTGEILDELMNHIPLIVEEEENKEIKVAIIGRPNVGKSSLLNAFVGEYRAIVSPISGTTRDTIDTVVERGDQTYRLIDTAGIRKKKHIEYGTEFFSINRAFKAIRRSDVVLLVIDAVDGVTEQDQKLAGRVLEEGRACVIVVNKWDAVEKDSYTIYDHAKELESRLHFTEWADTIYVSAVTGQRVEKILELVNTAAEAHKRRVSTSVINEVLEDAISWHSPPTSRGGRQGKIYYGTQVSSQPPSIALFVNDNTRFNDNYRRYIERQFRKQLGFQGTPIRLFWRSKKVRDVEIGGPNRATRVK, encoded by the coding sequence ATGGCATTGCCAATTGTTGCAATTATCGGTCGCCCCAATGTGGGCAAATCTACCTTTGTAAATCGTCTTGCCGGAGATCAAACGGCAATAGTCCATGATGAACCAGGGGTAACACGCGATCGCACCTATCGTCCAGCTTTTTGGAATGATCGGGAATTTGTGGTAGTGGACACAGGTGGCTTGGTTTTTAACGATGACACCGAATTTCTCCCCATGATTCGCCAACAGGCGTTAACAGCACTTTCAGAAGCCTCTGCTGCCATTTTTGTAGTGGATGGGCAAGCTGGTTTGATGCCCGCAGATGAAGAAATTTCTGAATGGTTACGGCAACAACCAGTACCTGTATTGCTGGCTGTGAATAAATGTGAATCTCCAGATCAAGGGGCGATTCAAGCTGCTGAATTTTGGGAATTGGGACTAGGTGAACCTTTCCCCATTTCCGCGATTCATGGTAGTGGGACAGGGGAAATTCTGGATGAGTTAATGAATCACATTCCTCTGATAGTAGAAGAAGAGGAAAATAAGGAAATTAAAGTTGCCATTATTGGTAGACCAAATGTAGGCAAATCCAGCCTACTCAATGCGTTTGTTGGTGAATATAGAGCTATTGTCAGTCCTATTTCTGGAACAACTAGAGATACAATTGATACAGTAGTTGAACGAGGTGATCAAACCTATAGGTTAATTGATACTGCTGGTATTCGCAAAAAGAAACATATAGAATACGGGACAGAATTTTTCAGTATTAACCGTGCTTTCAAAGCTATTCGCCGCTCTGATGTGGTTTTATTAGTGATTGATGCCGTAGATGGCGTAACTGAACAGGATCAAAAATTAGCAGGTCGCGTTTTAGAAGAAGGCCGCGCTTGTGTTATTGTCGTTAATAAGTGGGATGCTGTCGAGAAAGACTCGTATACCATCTATGATCATGCAAAAGAATTGGAATCACGCTTACACTTTACAGAATGGGCAGATACCATTTATGTTAGTGCTGTTACGGGACAACGGGTAGAAAAGATTTTAGAATTGGTAAATACAGCGGCTGAGGCACACAAACGCCGTGTGAGTACATCAGTCATTAATGAAGTGCTAGAAGATGCTATCAGTTGGCATTCACCACCGACTTCACGGGGCGGTCGTCAGGGTAAGATTTACTATGGTACTCAGGTGAGTAGTCAGCCTCCTTCTATCGCGCTGTTCGTTAATGACAATACCCGCTTTAATGATAATTATCGCCGTTACATTGAACGCCAATTCCGCAAACAGTTAGGCTTTCAAGGTACACCCATTCGGCTATTTTGGCGCAGTAAGAAAGTTCGAGACGTGGAAATTGGCGGTCCAAATCGCGCTACTCGTGTAAAATAG
- a CDS encoding ferredoxin-thioredoxin reductase variable chain, whose product MKVGDRVQVKESVVVYHHPEHRGQAFDIKGTEGEIVAIVTQWQGRPVSANFPFLVQFGKKFKAHLRDFEIESI is encoded by the coding sequence ATGAAAGTAGGCGATCGCGTGCAAGTGAAAGAATCAGTAGTAGTTTATCATCATCCTGAACATCGCGGTCAGGCTTTTGACATCAAAGGTACAGAAGGAGAAATAGTGGCTATTGTCACCCAATGGCAGGGTAGACCCGTGAGTGCTAACTTTCCTTTTTTAGTGCAGTTTGGCAAAAAATTTAAAGCCCACTTACGCGATTTTGAAATAGAAAGTATCTAG
- a CDS encoding YheT family hydrolase produces MYKYEYLPPYFLQNGVTMTTYTALWANRDWESKTTHPEPEYHEVIFTGGQGVPIFGKVAIPPNAHSTILGTYGITGELDQQWFLRILGRKAYAQGYAVVLFDWRAHGKTAELSPTLTSDGLYEGEDFVRIAETAAKMGCPSPFWFTGYSLGGQLALWGVKAAADLAPKDIDIAGGAVICPSLDSFRSLTYLVTHPFGKYIESRIAKELKKLAWKIHAVYPESMQPEAIARANSIWGFDEELVIERLGFATVADYYQASSGLELLPKLSKPTLILYAADDPLFDPAIIPDLEAAATKNPDIDLLLTRYGGHVGYVSSKKCQNQYEDPDQWWAWNRVLEWIETSRSQKIENGSMQKSKV; encoded by the coding sequence ATGTATAAATACGAGTATTTGCCGCCCTATTTTTTGCAAAATGGCGTGACAATGACGACTTATACAGCTTTATGGGCTAATCGTGATTGGGAGAGTAAAACTACTCACCCAGAACCAGAATATCACGAAGTCATCTTCACAGGTGGTCAAGGTGTGCCAATTTTTGGAAAAGTTGCTATTCCCCCAAATGCCCATAGTACGATTCTTGGCACTTATGGTATTACTGGAGAATTAGACCAACAATGGTTTTTAAGAATTTTGGGACGCAAGGCTTACGCCCAAGGCTATGCTGTGGTGTTATTTGATTGGCGGGCGCATGGTAAAACCGCAGAATTATCGCCAACATTGACTTCTGATGGTTTGTATGAAGGGGAAGATTTTGTCAGAATTGCGGAAACTGCGGCAAAAATGGGTTGTCCTTCGCCATTTTGGTTTACGGGCTATTCTTTGGGGGGACAATTGGCGTTGTGGGGAGTGAAAGCCGCAGCGGATTTAGCACCTAAAGACATTGATATTGCAGGTGGGGCGGTGATTTGTCCGAGTTTGGATTCGTTCCGTTCATTGACTTATTTGGTTACACACCCCTTTGGTAAATATATTGAATCTCGCATTGCTAAGGAATTGAAAAAACTGGCCTGGAAAATTCATGCTGTTTATCCTGAATCTATGCAACCAGAAGCTATTGCACGGGCTAATAGTATTTGGGGATTTGATGAAGAATTGGTGATTGAACGTTTGGGTTTTGCCACCGTCGCTGATTATTATCAAGCCAGCAGTGGGTTAGAATTATTACCTAAATTGTCCAAACCAACTTTAATTTTATATGCTGCTGATGACCCTTTATTTGATCCTGCCATTATTCCTGATTTAGAAGCCGCTGCTACGAAAAACCCTGACATAGATTTATTACTGACTCGCTACGGTGGACATGTTGGTTATGTGAGTAGCAAAAAATGTCAAAATCAATATGAAGATCCTGATCAATGGTGGGCTTGGAATCGTGTTTTAGAGTGGATAGAAACAAGCCGTAGCCAAAAAATTGAAAATGGTTCTATGCAAAAAAGTAAAGTTTAA
- the hetI gene encoding 4'-phosphopantetheinyl transferase HetI translates to MFNFNWLPAPKKLDLLLNDVHIWRINLNSSESQLQFFRETLSSDEIARAQRFYFPEHRQRFIAGRGTLRAILGQYLGIDPKQVEFEYQPRGKPLLAAKFADQGLLFNLSHSQDLALLGVSYQHQIGVDLEYIRIMSDLEGLAKRFFSSREYEHLRLISPQEQQQIFFRYWTCKEAYLKATGDGLVELEEIEISLTPNQPSQLLVSGDWNLRELTPAENFAAAVVVAGSNINLHCWEYY, encoded by the coding sequence GTGTTTAATTTTAATTGGCTACCTGCACCTAAAAAATTAGATTTGTTATTAAATGATGTGCATATTTGGCGCATTAATTTAAATTCATCAGAATCACAATTACAATTTTTTCGAGAAACTTTATCTAGTGATGAAATTGCTCGCGCCCAAAGGTTTTATTTTCCTGAACATCGGCAAAGATTTATTGCTGGACGTGGCACTCTCCGCGCCATTTTAGGGCAATATTTGGGTATTGATCCCAAACAAGTAGAATTTGAATATCAGCCCCGTGGTAAGCCTTTATTAGCGGCTAAATTTGCTGATCAAGGATTATTATTTAACTTATCTCATTCCCAAGATTTAGCTTTATTGGGGGTAAGTTATCAACATCAAATTGGTGTAGATTTAGAATATATTCGCATTATGTCTGATTTGGAAGGTTTGGCAAAAAGATTCTTTTCATCTAGAGAATATGAACATCTGCGACTTATTTCTCCCCAAGAACAGCAACAAATATTTTTCCGTTATTGGACTTGCAAAGAAGCTTATTTAAAAGCCACAGGAGATGGTTTAGTAGAGTTAGAAGAAATTGAAATATCTTTAACACCAAATCAACCAAGTCAATTACTTGTATCAGGAGATTGGAATTTAAGAGAATTAACACCAGCAGAAAATTTTGCGGCTGCGGTTGTAGTTGCAGGTAGCAATATTAATTTGCATTGCTGGGAATATTACTGA
- a CDS encoding response regulator transcription factor, with protein MPRILVIDDDPAISELVAVNLEMAGYDVSQAEDGIKGQALALQLQPDLIMLDLMLPRVDGFTVCQRLRRDERTSEIPVLMLTALSQTQNKVEGFNAGADDYLTKPFELEELLARVRALLRRTDRIPQAAKHSEILNYGPITLVPERFEAIWFKTTVKLTHLEFELLHCLLQRHGQTVSPSEILREVWGYDPDDDIETIRVHIRHLRTKLEPDPRHPRYIKTVYGAGYCLELPSVSSGIDEAIATIVE; from the coding sequence ATGCCGAGGATTCTTGTCATAGACGATGACCCAGCGATTTCAGAACTTGTTGCCGTCAACTTGGAAATGGCGGGCTACGATGTTAGTCAAGCCGAAGATGGTATCAAAGGTCAGGCGCTGGCTCTCCAGCTACAACCAGACTTAATTATGCTCGATCTCATGTTACCTAGAGTAGATGGGTTTACAGTTTGTCAACGCTTACGTCGGGATGAACGCACTTCCGAAATTCCTGTATTGATGTTAACTGCTTTAAGCCAAACTCAAAACAAGGTAGAAGGCTTTAATGCTGGTGCGGATGACTATCTCACCAAACCCTTTGAGCTAGAGGAGTTATTAGCGCGGGTACGGGCTTTATTAAGACGCACGGACAGGATTCCCCAAGCTGCAAAACATAGCGAAATTCTCAACTATGGACCGATTACTCTCGTTCCCGAAAGATTTGAGGCTATCTGGTTCAAAACAACAGTGAAATTGACTCATTTAGAATTTGAGTTACTCCACTGCTTGCTACAACGTCATGGACAAACCGTTTCCCCCAGCGAAATCCTCAGAGAAGTTTGGGGTTATGATCCTGATGATGATATTGAGACTATTCGCGTGCATATTCGTCATTTGAGAACCAAACTCGAACCAGATCCTCGTCATCCACGCTACATTAAGACTGTCTACGGTGCGGGATATTGTCTGGAATTACCTAGTGTATCTTCTGGAATTGACGAAGCGATCGCTACAATAGTTGAGTGA